Within Paralichthys olivaceus isolate ysfri-2021 chromosome 14, ASM2471397v2, whole genome shotgun sequence, the genomic segment GTTGCTCTCAGCTCATTGTGAACACTGTGGTTTGTGTGTCGTACACTTGCACAGCTGGAAGAATGTACATCTGTCCATCATTCTCGTGAACACGATCATGAACGACTCAAacgaatttcttcaaatttaacaCAAACGTCCGCTcagactcacagattaactgattagtcaaaggtcaaaggtcaccgtgacctcaCCGGtctgaaagaaaatatgatCTTGACTGACGCTGCTCTGGTTGGcggagacaaacaaccacagggttgttcaacaaacattttttaggGAAATGTTCAACCAATAAATcaggaataataaaaaataattttcaaatcaaagacAAACTCAAATGTGTGACTTGAGTTTCACTTTAACGTGCACGCTCTCTGCCTGGAGACGGTTGTTTGCATCTTGGCTTCTTGATTTTCATGTTTCCTTAATGAGAGACAAATGTTGTTGTCGTTGTTGTCGTTGTTTGCGTCTTCCTGCTCGGATCAAACTAacaattcattttctgaatctgtTGGAAAATTGCatcttctcttgttttttgtttgagaGGGACGAAAAGTGATATTGCTCCAAACGTCTTCGAATACATTCTTCATTTCAGCGTCTGTGTTTTAATCCTCCAGTGAAGCAGCTGGAATTAAAATGTGACTCTGATCAGAACCATCGAGCCGTgatgagaaaacatttacactgagtcctcctcctcctcctcctcctcctcctcctcctcctgctcctgctgctgctgctgctgctgctgctgctcgatCATCGTCTCACCACACTCTCGGTTGAAatacaaaactaaacaaaagttgtgttttcttcCATCGGAGAGCGAAcacatgaaagaaagaaataagagagttaaattgatattaaaaaatgttctgAGCCTCGTTCTTCTCCTGCTCTCGGTGACAAACATCTGTTGCTCCTGTTTAACGAACACTGACTTTAATCATTtagttgattttaaaatatgttagcTCTTCACAGAGTCCATCAATAACAGAATAAAACCACACTGATTTCCTGGGTTTCAGTCTGTAGCTTCAGAGTCTCCGTGTTGATGCTCTGTGGTGTcggggtgtgtgtgggggggtgatgTGGTTGCAGTAGTCTCCCAGGTAAAGATCATCTCGTAGACAGCGCCTCCCCGGTCTATCAGGCCGTCCAGAGCGCAGAGAAGGACCCAGACTTGGGGGAGTGGGGACAACGCAGCGTCAACATGCAGTCCAAGTCCTTCCGGGTCCTCGCCCACATGACGGGAACTGAGTCCGGTACGTTTCCTGTTACTGGTGTAGATTTAGTTCATGTTACTTTCTTAAACTCCTCGtgtttatactttatatttatttatttagtacTTTTACTGATTTTATAGTTTGACATCATCTTTTCTGCAGATTTCTTGTTTATCTCATCTATTATCAAATCGATTAATATAACGAAACAAACAACATTAGAATCCTACTTCTACATGAGCGCCTGAGGGATAATAACCTcatgaaataaattataaaagttTATTCTACTTTACTGATCTGCTTCACTCACGTCGCCTCCTCTTTCTGTTGCAGTACCAGgggatgaggagcaggaggcgCTGAGGAGCAGCAGGTAGGCAGCAGAGCTCCATCAGTCAGCTgctgacccccccccaccaatcCTCAGTTTGAACTGTAGACTGCATATAAATACTTCATACAAGTTTAAATACAAAAGAATAAAGTTCGGCAGTAAACCAatgaaacaaagagacacaaacaaaagacaaacagatttATAATAAAGCTCtacatagatatatatatatatatatatatatatatatatacagactaAACATTCTCTcttctttatttcctgtgtgaTATATTTTGGTAATGCAGCGTCTCCTGGTGACCGAAGGCTCAATGTTGTACGAACAAACTGATAACTGAGCGACAGATGCTGTAAATCAAAGAGTCTGTTCAGTGTCTGAGAGGACAAACCTTttaaccctcctcctcctcctcctcctcctcctgtctgacTGATGGATGGAGcattctctcctctgtgcacTTATTTAATCATCCTTCCATTATGCACAATCGAACCCCTCCTCCTGAAATACGACCAAATGCCCTCGTCTGACTCCACACGTCGTCCTGTGACTCACCGTGAATCAATAAGATCAGAGGTTGAGCTTTTATCCTCCATTAAAGAGACTgtggtgttttttctctttgtcctgACGGAAGCTGCTCACCCTCAGATCTATTCTATAGATTCTCCCCACACAGAAAACCTTTTATTCAGCTGCTCTGTTATAATCAGAAATATCAGCTTTCAAGCTCGGATGTTTATAGAGTTAAAAAATCACAAATAACTGAAATACGATGGAAAACACATCGAGGCTAATCCACGTTGAAACTGGAGCTCGAGTCAGAATTAAACCTGAGTTTCttcagaagagacagaagaaacaaaCGCTGCACGAGAAGGAAATAAAGTGACGCTTCGATTgggtgaatctttttttttgttcttttgacttttttttggcAAATTAAAACTAATCTCAcgtcaaatgaagaaaaataaaacatttcatcaacGTCCTCTTCAATCTGAGCAACGTGAAGCATTTTGGTTTGTGCATGAGATCAATAACAAGCCTGATGTTTTCTAGCTTCTCCAAACTTACTAATCTGATCTGTGTATAAACAGTTTAcatatagtttatatacagtatatatgtataatgtGACTGCATGTGAACATATAcaatgtatatactgtatatacagatatatatatatatatatatatatatatatatctgtgtgtgtgctgttctgtctctctctatcactgttgctggcccccccccccccccagccctaCTGAGCATGCTCCGACTTGTGCTGGCTCCTCCTCCGCTGCGCCAGCTGTGCAGCCTCTGGACCACGCCCCCTGTTCACCTGACCCCGCCCCTCAGAGGTAACCAATCAGTGCGTGTGTTCCaggattttatttctgttcattaatCACTTCATTcgtttgtctttgtctcagaaaacatttttaaaaacttgaaGATTAGAAAGGAGATAAAACAACTTTTACAGAATTTAAACGgaaatcatgaaaataaaaataaattctagtaaaaatacaaaatcgAATGCGTTGATTTGTCATGTTGGTGACACACTGGGACGTTTGGACTCCTGACTCTCCACAGAGTCAACGACTGCTCTGATGCTCGTCaccctctgtttgtgtttctcggTGATCTCGGTCGGAGGTTCTTGTTCCTCGGGATTTCATTTGTAACCAGGCGTGTTGCGTTTGTGTGCAGGAGGAAAGTCCAGCGTCTGCTAAAGTTCCTGTTTGACGTGAAGACTCATCTCGTACTTAGGTCGTGTTCATGCTTCAAACATGACGTgtgatgtcatgtttgtgtcGACCTTTGCCTCTCATGTGGGTCTCGTCCATCGTCTCTTTAGAGGACAcagtagatggatggatagacgcACAGACAGACGGATGTGTAGACAGATCGGTTGATAGACAGCAGCAGTAGGTGTTTCCGGTAATAAAGCCAGGTTGCAGGTCGTCATGGTGACCTCTGCTGTTGTCGTCTCTGCAGCCTGAAGCGACAGTCGGCCGCTGGTTTCAGCCTCCAGCACAAAGCTGCAGTCTCCAGGTACAAACACCTGCAGGGATCCAacgctcatcatcatcaccaccatctgCCTTCGGCTTCTTCCCTTAAACTCCTCCCATGAGAGGAAACAAGGCCTCAGTCTGCTTCAggagaaaaagtcaaagtgtttATGTCTGTTTTGAACGTCCAGTCCTCAGTGACTCGTCCTGGCTGTGTTGAAACGAACaacatgaaaatacttttttgtcTGTGAGAAGTTATTTTTCACTTCTGTGTAGACGTCAGCCAGGACTTTTACAAAAAGACCACAAACTTCTGTCCTGCGTCTTTTTATGACGACACACTTCAGAAGCACCTTTTTCTATAACTTATATCTGATTCTTCCAAGTTTGTAAAATACAGAAGACCCGACATCTTTTTTTACGAGTCGTCTTCTTAAAGGTTTGAGACGCTCAGTTTGTTGACTTCCTGTTAAAAAGGTCGAGAGTTCACGTTAACTCTGCCGTGAAGAATGAAAAGTGGTTTTAATTTTCAGATTTGATTCTAAAGTCGGTTCAGATGATTCAATGATGATTCTGTCTGACGCAGACTGAGGCCTTAATCTTTGTGGGTGACCCTGATGGGAATCGAACCTCTAACCCCGGCAGCTTCATCATTTCACCATCTGAGTAGTGAACCGCAGCTCTTGTTCTTGAGTTGAGTTGTTGTGAGTGCGGCTGTGGGCTAACAGTCGTCAGGCTGGTTTCCTCTGTTCTGTTGTCCTTGTtgctgcttcactgtgtttCCGTCACTTGTGTAAAGTTTGAGAGAGTCTGATAAATAAAGTCTTTACACTGTGAGGATGTTTCATGGTGTCTGACACATGAAGACAGACGGTGAGTTAAAGGTTGAAACTGCAGATGCAGCTCGATCCCTGCAGAGAGTTAAAGGTTAAAAGTCGTCTTTGAAGTGAAGGATTGTGGGTATTCGACGAGCTGCACTGACTCTTaacatctgtttttattgtgactGAAATATTTGCTGCTCCCTCCTCCAGTCCGTACGTTCAGCCTCCTGCCATGCATCAGGCTCCACAGGCCCCGCCCCCGCAGCACTACCAACACATCCCGCAGCACTACCACCAGCCCCCCACGCAACACGCCCCACCCACTCAGCAGAGCTCCATTCAGATCCCGCTCGGCGCCGCCCCTCCGAAGGTGGTGAGCACCGCCTGTATCTACCCCTCGCAGCCCGGTGAGAGCGCCTTCACGCTGACTGACGACatgttgattgatttattgattctGATTGATTGGAAGTCTTCTTTTCCTCACCTCTAGCTCCGCCTCCAGCTCCGGCGCCGGTTCCATTCCCTCCACAGCCTCGCCCTCCGGCCGCCGCCCCGGCCCCACCCCCGGCAGCTGATGCCAACAGACCCCCCTGGGTGACCGACAACAGCTTTGCCGACAAGTTCGACCCCAGTAAGatgaccaccaccaccatgaaGGTGCCGCCGCTGCCCCAGGCCGCCCCTCCTCCGCCAGCGTTCATCCCCAATCCCTCCCCTGTTGCACCTATAGCTCCCAGCCCCGCCCCAATCACCCCCAGTCCCGCCCCTTTCCCTCAAGTGGCGAGGGGCGTGGCGCAGAGGGCGGAGAGGTTCGCCGCCAGCAGCCGTACACCTCTGTGCGGGGCCTGTAACAACATCATCAGGTAATTTTACTGCTTTTCAGGAAAACAAGAAATCTCTGGATGATTCTGATGAAATAATAGAAACATGTCGTTTGCAGGGGCCCCTTCCTCGTGGCCCTCGGCCGCTCCTGGCACCCGGAGGAGTTCAACTGTCACTACTGTCACATGTCTCTGGCTGACGTCAGCTTCGTGGAGGAACAGAACAGCGTTTACTGCGAGAACTGCTACGAGGAGTTCTTCGCCCCGACCTGCGCTCGCTGCAACACCAAGATCATGGGGGTGAGAcgctccacctgtctgtccacctgtctgtccacctgtctgtccacctgtctgtccacctCTACCTGTGAACCAGACCAAGTGTTACTCTGTTGAGAACCCGGCCGTTGTTTTGAGTCaggctgtgtgttgtgtgttgtgtgttgtgtgtaacaggaagtgatgcacGCCCTGCGGCAGACGTGGCACACCACCTGCTTCGTGTGCGCGGCCTGCGGTAAAGCTTTCGGTAACAGCCTCTTCCACATGGAGGACGGGGAGCCGTACTGCGAGAAAGGTACTTTGACTTTTACTGGTTTGATAAGTCAGAACATTTCCAGGgctcagaggtcaaaggtcagagaatCCACTTTAAAatccgtctctgtgtgtgtttgtgtgtttctctcagaTTATGTCTCGCTCTTCAGCACTAAGTGTCATGGCTGTGACTTCCCAGTTGAGGCGGGGGATAAGTTCATCGAGGCTCTGGGTCACACTTGGCACGACACCTGCTTCGTCTGCGCGGTAAGAACCACAAACATGGTGGACGGCGACGGACGCCGTTTGACCTCTGACACATCGTCCAGAACAGTGTCtaagttttcagtgttttattataAAAGCAACAATATTTAAACATGTGAGTTTAAACAAGTGAGTGTGAaggtggagaacgtttcctccttcgctccctgagcgtctgttctctctctctgctgagtgggttcatctcctgagagaacaagtgactgagagtctccatcagctgaagagtgaagctgaactgagatcagttcttaacaaccagagtttatctccagtgttcagcagaaactttaaaacatgaagaatctgaacagtttgttacagcagcagctcctctgggtcagggagcagaggatcatgggtaatactTCAGTTCAGTGAGCTCAACGCATTGATCAGACACAGGGACCAACAGAGTCAATCACCACCtgaggctgcagggggcgctgctgctcagtaaagttacatagtgttgctctAATTACATTTCAGAGTTTGGgtgaaagatgttttcagatgttCGTCGCTCACTCGTCATCGTGTGTCCGCAGGTTTGCCACGTGAACCTGGAGGGTCAACCTTTCTACTCCAAGAAAGACAAACCTCTGTGCAAGAAGCACGCTCACGCCATCAACGTGTAGACGCAGCGGCGACCCCGCGCTCACTGGGAGGAGCCGACTGCGACACAAGACGACAACTTTTTCAGATGTGTGTAAAAGATCTTTGTGCAAAACTCCACTTTGGTTTGAGACTTTTTCTTTGTGCATTAATATTCATGTTTAAAACGCGGCCTGATGAATCTGCTGAAAACTCGAGGTCAGGAAGTTTCCTCTCGTTCATCACGAGGATTTTAtacttgacttttattttgatgatgttTTCTACCAGAGAGGAACTGTGGACAGTTTGAGTATGGAGTCTTGAGTGTGCCAAATGAAATTACTGTAGAATGTTCCTGTActtaatatttcataaatatgtataatatttatattacactaaattaataatttaatttaatttaaaaaaataatataattaaaatactacaatataataataaaaatatagatttcAGTCTCTAAACAACTGAATTAATGAAACacaatttttctttcttaaataaGTTTTTCTCAATTTATTTGttaataatttttatttatagaCTAAATATAGAactagaattattattattattataattcagtgaatttaatttgtgattttctttttgaaatgttgaaacatTTAAAGATAATTACgatacaataataaatattatatctttatttatagagcaccttttaaaacagcttcacaaagaaaaacaagaaaacaaaacatgagacACGAAGCAAATAAGTCATAAGAATCTAACTCTGTCACAGTCGAGCCTCCGTAGATGAAACTGCAGGAAACTtcatatcttttacttttttcttttcttttcgcTGATGTgcctttttttattatattttcaaaaaagaTCTTATGAATGTTTGATTTCAAAccagagtgtgtttgtggagatACTAGaatataaaagtgtttttactcgtccgtgtttttttttttttgcttttaaagaaCTGCTTTGCCTCAGCGCTCAGTCGTGGACCGGGTCTGACGTGGATCTGAACTGACGTGTTGGTAGAAGTGAGAGTGACACTGAACGTGACGGAGGTTTTAAGAATTGCGTTCGTGGTCGTTTTGAACTCTGCCGAGTCGAGGCCGCTGCCGAGCGTCGACGCGTAGCTACTAACGTCTTCGACTCCACTTGCAGTAGCGAGAGTTTCAGTGCAACAAATAACCTtggatttaatatttatttttttgaccgTGTGATATTTATTGAGAAGCTAATATATCGTCACTGCTGCGCTCGGTGCTCGTCAgattattggtttgtttgtttcgtGAACGTTCGGCATCAcaaggtgtttttttatttattttgtaacgACACTGTAAATGTTCTCAAACTGTCGGAGCTTGAATTTTTATTTCGATTTTCACCACAAAGCCACAACACAGACCCACAGACTCTGTTCACGCTGCGGTTCCCCTCGTTTTtagttttatgatttattttctttatgtcaCGAACACGAGATTCAAACTAAAGCTTAGCTCTGGCTAGCTTGCATTACCACTAGTAACCACAGGTTAAACAATTGCCTTATTTGTAGCGTGTCCCATTCATTTCAATTGaccaagtgaagccaaaacatattgatcgccccctggtggctggctgtcgTATCGATTATAAACTTAGTGGATGGGccaaagtaaaaataatttttttttctaaagatggtttctgtcatttcaagttGTTCTCGAGTATTTTAGCTTTTTatcgtcatccatctttatatacagacaccGAGGCAGCAGCCTAGTGGCCGTCAGAGGTACTGCACCTAAACAAATATGTCCTGGTTCTTACAGTCGACAGAGTGAACAGAGTCTCAGCTTCACTGATGAATTAAATCGTTTCCGACTCAAGTTTCTTTGGAGAAATATTCACTCACTGACTCTGCAGAGTTTTGTGCCTTAACACCATCTGtgatctgcatgtgtgtgactgacacGTGCACTCGGCCTGGTCTGATGAGCCTGTGCACAGTTTTTACTCTGAATATTTTATACAgtaagagtgtgtgagagtgtgtttcagagagtgaatgtgtgcatgcagAACAGTGTGTCACAGTTTGTCACAGCACGTCGAACGAGGCAACGTCAGTATTAGTTTGTGTCACTGCGTCGTGAAGAGTGAAGCTCCGACGCCACAGTTTAACTTTGTATTGGCGAGTGTTTGAACTGGTTTTAGTGTCGATGAGCTGAAACTGTGTCGATGTCACAACTCACGACTGAAGAAATGAGGAAATGTTGGAAAGAAGCTGACGTCACGTTGAGACCCTGCAGCTGTTTTACTACATTTCATCAAcaggttttaaatattttaggaATATTTGTGTTGCGAGTTGAATAAACTGAATTTCAAAcacttgaaaacattttgtatgTTTATGAATATTTACTATTTCCTGCAGGAATCTTCAGATTAAATCAGAAGggtttattttattagtttataaaatgtaattattgtgaAAAATGTGACATGTGCATCAAACAAAAGAcatttatctgcatttatctATGTGCATAGAAAGTGAATgagagaaagatagatagatactttatttaTCCCTGGAGGGAAATTAAAtcgtcacagcagcagcagccatttttatcaatgtttatttctgtggaattttatataaaataattatgtgttaatattgaatgtaaGTGAGGAAACGTCTCAACTTATAAACACACCcggccattattattattattattattattattatcagtggtagcagtagtagcagtagtagtagtagtagcagtagtagtagcagtagtattagtagtagtagtagtattagtagtagtagtagtagtagtaatagtagcagtagtagcagtagtagtaatagtagtagcagtagtagtagtagcagtagtagtattagtagtagtagtagtagtagtattagtagtagtagtagtagtagtagcagtagtagtagtattagtagtagtagcagtagttgACCTGTTGGTCCTTGAACCACCACCAGGAGGCGCCTGAATCACTAGTAGatgagatttcaaaataaaagtcctcaGGTTTCTACGAACACCGCAGCAGTGATTGGAAGCAGAGAGTAGAGGAATAAACTGAGAGCTCTCACTCCGCCTCAGTGTTGGGAGAACAAAAACGATCAGCTCCACTGTTTGAAGCAGTAGCTTCATGTTGACAcagatgttttgttgtgtgaatTATTCCATAAATGAAATGatcattgtttgttttagtttcaatATAATGAATCAATGATTGATAGAAAAAAACTATTGATTAGATCGTCTCATATTTTAGATCCTGAGAAGTCAGACGTTTTCCTCAAAGTCAAACTGGACGTTCATCTCATCAGTTGATATCAAACACGAGCTGAAGACCTGACGAGAGGAACATTATGTGGGAGCATGTCGGTAAGTTAATATTTCTACACGAAGCAAAGCAACTAAAGGAAATACAGATTCCTGCATCACAtccactcagtgtgtgtgtgtgtgtgtgtgtgtgtacacatgtggAGTTTATAAAGTACTAAAGTTACAGAAGTagttttaaagttaaattagattttaatattttagtaAAAAAAGACTTGAGCAACATTAGTTCAGCTGTTGTCTGATATTTAAAGATTGATGACATTGTTCATCTCGTGTTTTTAGGCGTTGAGGTCTCGACCTCATCAAAGTTATTAAATACTCTGATAATCTTTTATCTCATCTGGATTCTTCATGAATCATGTGGAATATCTTCTTAAATATAGATAACAGTGATGGTTGAATGCTGAAAGGAAGTT encodes:
- the LOC109647137 gene encoding LIM domain-binding protein 3-like isoform X2, which codes for MSSYTVTLPGPGPWGFRLQGGKDFNMPLTISRISPGSKAAQGNLIQGDVIVAIDGVGTDGMTHLEAQNKIKMANYNLALTMSKSKRPAVMPVPRMDATIPMIPHQQPQSVQVNGRLSACSASSGPAEADSPGRRAASPAQRKQYNSPIGLYSEETLREMAAIQEGRPTGSLPGKDHLVDSASPVYQAVQSAEKDPDLGEWGQRSVNMQSKSFRVLAHMTGTESVPGDEEQEALRSSSPTEHAPTCAGSSSAAPAVQPLDHAPCSPDPAPQSPYVQPPAMHQAPQAPPPQHYQHIPQHYHQPPTQHAPPTQQSSIQIPLGAAPPKVVSTACIYPSQPAPPPAPAPVPFPPQPRPPAAAPAPPPAADANRPPWVTDNSFADKFDPSKMTTTTMKVPPLPQAAPPPPAFIPNPSPVAPIAPSPAPITPSPAPFPQVARGVAQRAERFAASSRTPLCGACNNIIRGPFLVALGRSWHPEEFNCHYCHMSLADVSFVEEQNSVYCENCYEEFFAPTCARCNTKIMGEVMHALRQTWHTTCFVCAACGKAFGNSLFHMEDGEPYCEKDYVSLFSTKCHGCDFPVEAGDKFIEALGHTWHDTCFVCAVCHVNLEGQPFYSKKDKPLCKKHAHAINV
- the LOC109647137 gene encoding LIM domain-binding protein 3-like isoform X1; protein product: MSSYTVTLPGPGPWGFRLQGGKDFNMPLTISRISPGSKAAQGNLIQGDVIVAIDGVGTDGMTHLEAQNKIKMANYNLALTMSKSKRPAVMPVPRMDATIPMIPHQQPQSVQVNGRLSACSASSGPAEADSPGRRAASPAQRKQYNSPIGLYSEETLREMAAIQEGRPTGSLPGKDHLVDSASPVYQAVQSAEKDPDLGEWGQRSVNMQSKSFRVLAHMTGTESVPGDEEQEALRSSSPTEHAPTCAGSSSAAPAVQPLDHAPCSPDPAPQSLKRQSAAGFSLQHKAAVSSPYVQPPAMHQAPQAPPPQHYQHIPQHYHQPPTQHAPPTQQSSIQIPLGAAPPKVVSTACIYPSQPAPPPAPAPVPFPPQPRPPAAAPAPPPAADANRPPWVTDNSFADKFDPSKMTTTTMKVPPLPQAAPPPPAFIPNPSPVAPIAPSPAPITPSPAPFPQVARGVAQRAERFAASSRTPLCGACNNIIRGPFLVALGRSWHPEEFNCHYCHMSLADVSFVEEQNSVYCENCYEEFFAPTCARCNTKIMGEVMHALRQTWHTTCFVCAACGKAFGNSLFHMEDGEPYCEKDYVSLFSTKCHGCDFPVEAGDKFIEALGHTWHDTCFVCAVCHVNLEGQPFYSKKDKPLCKKHAHAINV
- the LOC109647137 gene encoding LIM domain-binding protein 3-like isoform X3, whose translation is MSSYTVTLPGPGPWGFRLQGGKDFNMPLTISRISPGSKAAQGNLIQGDVIVAIDGVGTDGMTHLEAQNKIKMANYNLALTMSKSKRPAVMPVPRMDATIPMIPHQQPQSVQVNGRLSACSASSGPAEADSPGRRAASPAQRKQYNSPIGLYSEETLREMAAIQEGRPTGSLPGKDHLVDSASPVYQAVQSAEKDPDLGEWGQRSVNMQSKSFRVLAHMTGTESVPGDEEQEALRSSSLKRQSAAGFSLQHKAAVSSPYVQPPAMHQAPQAPPPQHYQHIPQHYHQPPTQHAPPTQQSSIQIPLGAAPPKVVSTACIYPSQPAPPPAPAPVPFPPQPRPPAAAPAPPPAADANRPPWVTDNSFADKFDPSKMTTTTMKVPPLPQAAPPPPAFIPNPSPVAPIAPSPAPITPSPAPFPQVARGVAQRAERFAASSRTPLCGACNNIIRGPFLVALGRSWHPEEFNCHYCHMSLADVSFVEEQNSVYCENCYEEFFAPTCARCNTKIMGEVMHALRQTWHTTCFVCAACGKAFGNSLFHMEDGEPYCEKDYVSLFSTKCHGCDFPVEAGDKFIEALGHTWHDTCFVCAVCHVNLEGQPFYSKKDKPLCKKHAHAINV
- the LOC109647137 gene encoding LIM domain-binding protein 3-like isoform X4, which translates into the protein MSSYTVTLPGPGPWGFRLQGGKDFNMPLTISRISPGSKAAQGNLIQGDVIVAIDGVGTDGMTHLEAQNKIKMANYNLALTMSKSKRPAVMPVPRMDATIPMIPHQQPQSVQVNGRLSACSASSGPAEADSPGRRAASPAQRKQYNSPIGLYSEETLREMAAIQEGRPTGSLPGKDHLVDSASPVYQAVQSAEKDPDLGEWGQRSVNMQSKSFRVLAHMTGTESVPGDEEQEALRSSSPYVQPPAMHQAPQAPPPQHYQHIPQHYHQPPTQHAPPTQQSSIQIPLGAAPPKVVSTACIYPSQPAPPPAPAPVPFPPQPRPPAAAPAPPPAADANRPPWVTDNSFADKFDPSKMTTTTMKVPPLPQAAPPPPAFIPNPSPVAPIAPSPAPITPSPAPFPQVARGVAQRAERFAASSRTPLCGACNNIIRGPFLVALGRSWHPEEFNCHYCHMSLADVSFVEEQNSVYCENCYEEFFAPTCARCNTKIMGEVMHALRQTWHTTCFVCAACGKAFGNSLFHMEDGEPYCEKDYVSLFSTKCHGCDFPVEAGDKFIEALGHTWHDTCFVCAVCHVNLEGQPFYSKKDKPLCKKHAHAINV
- the LOC109647137 gene encoding LIM domain-binding protein 3-like isoform X5, with the protein product MSSYTVTLPGPGPWGFRLQGGKDFNMPLTISRISPGSKAAQGNLIQGDVIVAIDGVGTDGMTHLEAQNKIKMANYNLALTMSKSKRPAVMPVPRMDATIPMIPHQQPQSVQVNGRLSACSASSGPAEADSPGRRAASPAQRKQYNSPIGLYSEETLREMAAIQEGRPTGPTEHAPTCAGSSSAAPAVQPLDHAPCSPDPAPQSLKRQSAAGFSLQHKAAVSSPYVQPPAMHQAPQAPPPQHYQHIPQHYHQPPTQHAPPTQQSSIQIPLGAAPPKVVSTACIYPSQPAPPPAPAPVPFPPQPRPPAAAPAPPPAADANRPPWVTDNSFADKFDPSKMTTTTMKVPPLPQAAPPPPAFIPNPSPVAPIAPSPAPITPSPAPFPQVARGVAQRAERFAASSRTPLCGACNNIIRGPFLVALGRSWHPEEFNCHYCHMSLADVSFVEEQNSVYCENCYEEFFAPTCARCNTKIMGEVMHALRQTWHTTCFVCAACGKAFGNSLFHMEDGEPYCEKDYVSLFSTKCHGCDFPVEAGDKFIEALGHTWHDTCFVCAVCHVNLEGQPFYSKKDKPLCKKHAHAINV
- the LOC109647137 gene encoding LIM domain-binding protein 3-like isoform X6, producing the protein MSSYTVTLPGPGPWGFRLQGGKDFNMPLTISRISPGSKAAQGNLIQGDVIVAIDGVGTDGMTHLEAQNKIKMANYNLALTMSKSKRPAVMPVPRMDATIPMIPHQQPQSVQVNGRLSACSASSGPAEADSPGRRAASPAQRKQYNSPIGLYSEETLREMAAIQEGRPTGPTEHAPTCAGSSSAAPAVQPLDHAPCSPDPAPQSPYVQPPAMHQAPQAPPPQHYQHIPQHYHQPPTQHAPPTQQSSIQIPLGAAPPKVVSTACIYPSQPAPPPAPAPVPFPPQPRPPAAAPAPPPAADANRPPWVTDNSFADKFDPSKMTTTTMKVPPLPQAAPPPPAFIPNPSPVAPIAPSPAPITPSPAPFPQVARGVAQRAERFAASSRTPLCGACNNIIRGPFLVALGRSWHPEEFNCHYCHMSLADVSFVEEQNSVYCENCYEEFFAPTCARCNTKIMGEVMHALRQTWHTTCFVCAACGKAFGNSLFHMEDGEPYCEKDYVSLFSTKCHGCDFPVEAGDKFIEALGHTWHDTCFVCAVCHVNLEGQPFYSKKDKPLCKKHAHAINV
- the LOC109647137 gene encoding LIM domain-binding protein 3-like isoform X8 translates to MSSYTVTLPGPGPWGFRLQGGKDFNMPLTISRISPGSKAAQGNLIQGDVIVAIDGVGTDGMTHLEAQNKIKMANYNLALTMSKSKRPAVMPVPRMDATIPMIPHQQVFSPAPPNAGFNPTALSTHNPIEVKGPGGKATIIHAQYNTPISLYSQDAIMDTIAGQTQNKGHDVGLKRQSAAGFSLQHKAAVSSPYVQPPAMHQAPQAPPPQHYQHIPQHYHQPPTQHAPPTQQSSIQIPLGAAPPKVVSTACIYPSQPAPPPAPAPVPFPPQPRPPAAAPAPPPAADANRPPWVTDNSFADKFDPSKMTTTTMKVPPLPQAAPPPPAFIPNPSPVAPIAPSPAPITPSPAPFPQVARGVAQRAERFAASSRTPLCGACNNIIRGPFLVALGRSWHPEEFNCHYCHMSLADVSFVEEQNSVYCENCYEEFFAPTCARCNTKIMGEVMHALRQTWHTTCFVCAACGKAFGNSLFHMEDGEPYCEKDYVSLFSTKCHGCDFPVEAGDKFIEALGHTWHDTCFVCAVCHVNLEGQPFYSKKDKPLCKKHAHAINV